The following proteins come from a genomic window of Paramisgurnus dabryanus chromosome 19, PD_genome_1.1, whole genome shotgun sequence:
- the cited4a gene encoding cbp/p300-interacting transactivator 4a, producing MAEHLMMPMTHGSAGGGLHGYRMGMNGASPHGPQPGLRTLPNGQLLHYGRGPQSSMDAAMRQRNAMNGVMNGHINGQMGGGHPHQMQQPSMMYGSPSQQQQQQQGHVQAQHHHMHPNQHPQQYMGGGGLTPSQQLMASMHLQKLNTQYHGHPHGPLNMHHAGNVQHRMGPGHLPGMQMGMGGPVLGPNVMDMDLIDEEVLTSLVLELGLDRVQELPELFLGQNEFDFFSDFVCKQQPSTVSC from the coding sequence ATGGCCGAACACTTGATGATGCCCATGACCCACGGCTCTGCTGGCGGAGGCCTGCACGGGTATCGCATGGGAATGAACGGTGCTTCTCCGCACGGACCCCAGCCCGGCCTCCGGACCCTTCCTAACGGCCAACTCTTGCACTATGGGAGAGGGCCTCAGAGCTCCATGGATGCAGCCATGAGACAGAGGAATGCCATGAACGGCGTCATGAACGGTCACATCAATGGCCAGATGGGAGGTGGACACCCCCACCAAATGCAGCAACCCAGTATGATGTATGGAAGCCCAagtcagcagcagcagcagcagcagggACACGTTCAAGCACAACATCATCACATGCACCCGAACCAGCACCCACAGCAGTACATGGGTGGAGGAGGACTCACGCCATCTCAACAGCTTATGGCCAGCATGCATCTTCAAAAACTCAATACCCAGTACCACGGGCACCCGCACGGGCCTTTGAACATGCATCATGCGGGAAATGTTCAGCACAGAATGGGTCCAGGTCATTTGCCAGGGATGCAGATGGGGATGGGTGGTCCGGTGCTGGGCCCCAACGTCATGGACATGGACTTGATCGACGAGGAGGTTCTGACGTCTTTAGTGCTGGAGCTCGGCCTGGACCGGGTCCAAGAGCTACCCGAGCTTTTTCTAGGGCAAAACGAGTTCGACTTTTTCTCAGACTTTGTGTGCAAGCAGCAGCCAAGTACTGTCAGCTGCTGA